The following coding sequences lie in one Rutidosis leptorrhynchoides isolate AG116_Rl617_1_P2 chromosome 6, CSIRO_AGI_Rlap_v1, whole genome shotgun sequence genomic window:
- the LOC139852122 gene encoding uncharacterized protein, translating to MKTCGKCGKHHQGECRVGTNACFKCGRRGHKAAECRGKVKCFYCSKEGDVMAECPEYKKNESEGVERKAIKREPGAGDVKPRPRVYQITTEEAKESHDVVIGTFIVNYMPANVLFDCGSSRSFVSSKFCKNFNVPVCKLKNPLDVEVANDKTVRVTKVYKGCTIVIDNDEISIDLILMQLGEFHVIVGMDWLGPNEGRVSVNELPGVPHERDVEFRIDLVSGATPIAKTPYGLAPSEMKEMMTQLQELRDKGLFDLVVLHGE from the exons ATGAAAACTTGTGGGAAGTGTGGTAAACATCATCAAGGGGAGTGTAGAGTGGGGACAAATGCATGTTTTAAGTGTGGAAGAAGGGGTCATAAAGCGGCCGAGTGTAGGGGTAAGGTGAAATGTTTTTATTGTTCTAAAGAAGGAGATGTCATGGCCGAATGTCCCGAATACAAAAAGAATGAGTCGGAAGGGGTTGAAAGAAAAGCAATCAAAAGAGAACCGGGTGCGGGTGATGTCAAACCTCGGCCCCGTGTCTATCAAATCACAACCGAAGAAGCAAAGGAGTCACACGACGTTGTGATAGGTACATTTATCGTAAATTATATGCCCGCCAATGTTTTGTTTGATTGTGGTTCATCGAGGTCTTTTGTTTCTtcaaaattttgtaaaaattttaaTGTACCCGTGTGTAAATTAAAGAACCCGTTAGATGTAGAAGTAGCTAATGATAAAACTGTTAGAGTTACCAAAGTCTATAAGGGATGTACTATTGTAATTGATAATGATGAGATTTCTATAGATCTAATTCTCATGCAATTGGGAGAGTTTCATGTAATTGTAGGTATGGACTGGCTTGGTCCTAATGAGGG ACGTGTTTCCGTAAATGAATTACCCGGTGTTCCACACGAGCGAGATGTAGAATTCCGAATTGATCTAGTATCGGGAGCCACTCCTATTGCAAAAACACCTTACGGGTTGGCCCCATCCGAAATGAAAGAGatgatgactcaattgcaagaGTTACGTGATAAGGGTTTATTCGACCTAGTAGTTCTCCATGGGGagtga